GCTTCGATGCGTGTGCCTTGTGTGAATACCGCTTGACCAACAGACAAGTCTTCACCCGCCATACGAACGTTTTGGCCTACATCGATTTTAGCGTCAGGGAAACGAACAACATCACCTTCTTGAACCGCTTGCTCACGCATGATAACAGTATCGCCGCCGATTGGAGTGGGTGCGCCCGTCATGATCTTAACCGCTTGGCCTTTTTGAATCTCTTGGTCGTAACTGTGTCCTGCGAAAACTTCAGCGACAACATGATACTGTTCTTGGTTCAAATCATCGCCACGGATCGCGTAACCGTCCATTGCTGAGTTTGTGTTTTGCGGAACGTTAATTGGAGAGACAATATCTTCAGCCAAAACGCGACCATAAGCAGATTCAACCGCAACGCTTTCGCTGAGCGTTTCTGTAGTGATGCTCTCTAAAATCTTCTCTTGCCCTTGTGTGACACTCAAACCCGCTGGTGAGAAAGAGTCACAGCACACAGTTGGCGCTTTCGATGATTGTGGCTGGCAACTGACTGGGGTCGGATTGAATTCTTGCGCGTAGTTGATAATAAAGTCGCGAATCGCATCCAAATCATTGATCGACATTTGAGGAAGATCCGATTCAACTTGAGTATCCGCTGCAATGGCTATGATGTTGCTGTCGTTCGAGTACAGCCAAGGTTTACCAACTTCTTCGCGGTGCAGTTCAATCTTAGGAAAAGCGATGTTTTTACACCCTTCAACCAGAATCAGATCCAATTTCTCTGTATCAAAGCGAGTCAGTAAGTAATCAAAATCAGCCTCAGCTTCAGGGGTTTCAGTCATCAACACATGACGCTTTCTTGAAGAGATCAGCATTTGGCCTGCGCCGGCTTTGCGTAAGCGATAACTGTCTTTGCCTGGCTTATCAACATCGAAGTCGTGGTGCGCATGTTTGAGTACACCAATGCTTAGACCTGACTCGGTCAACATTGGCAGCAGAGCTTCAAGTAGAGTTGTTTTTCCAGTGCCACTGTAGGCAGCAAAACCTAGTAGTGGGAGGTTAGGGCGTTGTTTTGAATCATTCATTATTGAAGCGTACCAAATTGGGTGAGTTCTTCTGGTGTATTAAGGTTTACGAAGCAGTTTGGCGAGTCGCTAAAGTCGACAAACTCGGTAACACAATCTTTATAGAGCAGAATGATCTTGCGATCGCCACGCTCTAGGAATGCTTCTAACCTAGGTAATACGCGCTTATGGAATAGAGTAAATACCGGCTGTTTAAATTCACCGTCGTGAGCAACCAAAATATCGCTGTCGGGATTAACCGCCGCGCAGAAACGCTCGACTAAGTCTTCGTTGATTTGCGGGCTGTCACAAGGAACAAAGCCGACCCAGTCGGTGTCGGCATTTTTCAGTCCTGCATGGATGCCGCCTAGTGGTCCTGGATAATCAGGAAAGGAATCAGAAACCACAGGCGCGAAGTCTTGATAGCGCTCTTGGTTGCGATTGGCATTAATGGTGATAGAGACGTTTTGTTGCGACAATTTGTCGATAACGTATTGAATAAGTGGACGACCGTTTAACTCGACGAGACCTTTGTCGCGTCCACCCATTCTGCTCGCTTGTCCGCCAGCTAAGATAACCCAACTAGTTTGCGTTGGAAGCAGCATAAATATTCTCTTGTGCTTTGTCTTTTTTAATAATTTGCAGCAATGGTGATTCAGTCAAAGAGTTATCTTTAATCCACCACTGCTTTTTACATAGATCGGTCAGAGCGTTGGTTTGGTGGCTTGTTATCACCAAACTTGCGCCGCGCTGAAGAAGATCTTCGGCCATAATGACCAATCTTTCAATAGATTCTTTATCTAATGATGCGCTTGGTTCGTCCATAAGTAAGATGGAGGGTTTTAAAATCCAGGCCCTTGCCATCGCGACTCGTTGACGTTCCCCACCAGATAGAACAGAGATGTGTTCATCCGCTAGGGTCTCTAAACCTACCATTCTCAACGCATTGATTATTTGAGCTCGCTTATCTTTTTGTGACTCTTTGTTAAATCGAATGCCATAAGCGACATTTTGATACACAGTGCCATCAAACAAATAAGGTGTTTGATGTAGGTATATAATGTCTTTGAATTTAGAACGAGGGAGTAGGGTTCCTTTCCAGCTTTGATGTGCTGTCTGGATTTTTCCTGATGTTGGTTTGATCAAACCAGATAGGATTTTCAGTAGGGTGGTTTTACCGACACCATTGTCACCCTTAAGATAGATCGCATCGTTTGGGCCAATGGACAATTCAGGGATATGAAAAAGAACGCGCTCTTTGTAGCGCATTGAAACTTGCTGCGTTGTTATTTTTATACTCATGACAGCATTCCTATGTTCTTAAATAGCCTTTTCCTCTCACACTAGAAAGGAAAAAGTTCAAAATCAGCGCCAACGCCAACAACACCATACCCAAAGCAACCCCTTGTGCGAATGCACCTTTATGGCTTTCCATCGCGATGGCCGTCGGGATGTTTCTCGTCATGCCCATAATGTTACCGCCTACCATCATCGAGCAACCAACCTCTGTCACTATTCGTGAAAAGGCAGCAATGGTTGCAGCAAGAAGTGGGAAGCGAGTTTCCCAAATCAATGTAGATGCGATACGGAAAGTCGACACACCCAAAGTACGAGCTGTTTCAACGGCACGACGGTCACTAGCTTGAAGCGCACCATGCATCATAGAGACAAGTATGGGGAAGCAGATCAGCATCTGACCGAGAATCATAGCCTTTTGGGTAAAGAGCATTTGCCAATCACCCAAAGGGCCAGAACGAGATAACATCATGTACATTAATAGGCCGATCACGACTGTAGGGATCGCTTGAAGAGTATTAATGATAGAGAGCAACCCCCATTTACCGGGAAACTCTGTATAGGCGAGTAAAAAAGCCATGACAATTGCAGGTACGATAACCAGTGAAATTGCCGACAGAGAAACGCTGAATGACACTGCGACAATTTGCCACAACTCGTGGTCAAAGTTCACAAGTAAGTTCAGTGCATCCAGCGTTGTTTGCCATAGGGTCATGATGTATCTCTTTTGTGCGGAGGCCCCGCGTTTAGTTCCAGTATAGCTTTGTCTGTTATGGAAATGGTCAGTTACGAAAACGGTCAGTTGAGCACATTGCTCAGTTGCAAATTTTCCAGTGCCGATATGAGGGTTTTAAATTGCTCATACCGGCACCTTTGACCATTCGAGTGCTTTATTCCGCACTTGCGACAAATAGCTGCTTACCATGAAGCTTAAACTCATTGATCAGCTTTTGTCCTTTCGGATTTACCAGCCAATCACTGAACGTTTTTGCTGCTTGATAATTGATGCTTGGGTAGCGCTCTGGGTTAACAAGAATCACTTGGTACGGGTTGAAAAGGTTCTTGTCACCTTGGAATAGGATCTTAAGGTCTAGTTTGTTTTGGTATGCCAACCAAGTACCACGGTCAGTCATGGTGTAGCCTTGCATCTCAGACGCCATGTTTAGCGTTGGCCCCATACCTTGGCCTACGCTGCGGTAACCACCGAAGTTTGGTTCCATCTTGGTTTGAGCCCAGATGCCCATCTCTTTTTTGTGTGTACCTGAGTCATCACCACGAGAAACGAAAGTCACATTGTTCGTTGCGATAGATTTAAACACTTCAGCTACGTCGTTTTGAGAACTGATTTTTGCTGGGTCTTTTTGAGGGCCAACAATAACGAAATCGTTGTACATCAGTTTGCGTGGAAGAACGCCATAACCTTTCTCGACAAAGTTCGCTTCCGCTTTAGGTGCGTGTGTCATTACTAGATCGACATCACCGTTCTCACCCATGCGCAGAGATTTACCGGTACCCGCAGCAATGACGTCCACCTTGATACCAGAATCTTTCTCAAATTCTGGGAGTAGGAAATCAAGTAGACCAGAGTGGTAGGTACTGGTGGTTGTCGCGAGTTTGATATGTTGAGTATCTTCAGCACTGCTAGCTGAATAACTGACGAGGGAAAGTGCTGCAATAGTTAAAGGAATTGCTTTCATTATTATTATGTCCATGAGTTATGAATAGACCACCATAAGCAGGGTTAACCGACTTATGGCTCCTGGGCCAAATGGTATAAATGGATTATCCACACCCTTTAAGCAAACATAGTGCCAACAAGGATAGGTAACTAGGTTCATTAAATATCTGTTATTTAGGGTAAAATAGCACCATTTTCGACATTAAATTTAAAGAAAGTATGAGCTAGGACAAAATGTCGCATATTGAACCTGTTGTACTTAAGGCGAGTTGGTACACTCTGTCCCAAATTCTCTCACCGGTATGTTTTTATGTCTCTTACTAGCCCAAATGTCACAAACAAGACTCTGAACTCCTTAACTCAGTACCAAGCTTTCTCTGTTTTGGTGGTCGATGATGAGGTAGGGATGCAGGCGATTTTGAAAAAGGCACTGGGTAAACTGTTTGGTAAGGTGATGTGCGCAGGCTCGGTTGAAGAGGCGGAGCTACTCCGTAGCGCTGAGCATTTTGACCTGATCGTTTTGGACATCAATCTTCCTGGGCGTTCTGGCATCGAGTGGGAAGAAGCCTTCAACGATAGCGAAAAGCGATCTGACGTTATCTTCATGACGGGTTACGCCGACTTAGAGATGACGATTTCCGCTCTTAAGCTCGGTGCGTCCGACTTCATTTTAAAGCCGTTCAATCTTGAGCAGATGATTCAAGCCGTGCTTCGTTGCATGGATAAGCGACTCGCTCAACGTATGCAATATGCACTGAAACGTGACGTTAGCCGCCATATCAAGACCGAAATTATCGGTAATTCAGACAAGACTCGACTTCTAAAGCAACTGATCACGCAGTTTGCACCATCTCGAGCTTCGGTTCTGGTTGAGGGGGAATCAGGCACAGGTAAAGAGTTAGTGGCTCGAGGTGTTCATGAAGCAAGTAAGCGTTCTGGGCCTTTTGTACCGATTAATTGCGGGGCGATTGCTCCGGAGCTATTGGAAAGTGAGCTGTTTGGTCATACGTCTGGTGCGTTTACCGGCGCGAAAAAGAGTCGTGAAGGTCTGTTTCGCGTAGCCAATGGCGGTACTCTGTTTCTTGATGAAATAGGTGAGATGCCGCTTCCAATGCAAGCAGCACTGCTTCGCGTTTTGGAACAAAGAACAATTCGCCCTGTGGGTAGTGAAAAAGAGATAACGGTCGATGTACGTGTTGTTGCTGCAACTAACCGAAACCTCCAAGAAGAGGTAGAGAAAGGTAATTTCAGGCGTGACCTTTTCTATCGATTGAATGTATTGAAGATCGATGTGTCACCGCTTCGTGAGCGTATATCGGATTTGATGGATCTTGTTCCCTATTTCACACGTTTGCTGGCTCATGAACTGGGTATGCCAGAGCCAGCTTGGGCACATGAGGACATTTTAGCGATGAACGAGTACCAGTGGCCGGGCAATATCCGTGAGCTAAAGAACTTGATGGAACGTTGTATTTTGCTTGGTAAACCGCCAGCGCATTACTGGCGTGAGTTGAATGGCGAAAACAGTGTGCCAACTCGAATTTCTGTGACGGTGTCACACGGTTCAGAGCTGCCAAGTATGGACCCGAATGATATGGCAGAAGGTTACCCGAATAGCTGGACACTCAAAGAGGTGGAGAAAGCGCATATTGAACAAGTTGTCTCTTATCATGATGGCAACAAATCAGCCGCTGCCCGGGACTTAGGTGTTGCACGCAAAACCCTAGAGCGTAAATATAAAGATTGGAATGCAGAGGGATCAGAATATGCCGACTAGTCGCCACTGGTGGGCGAAGTGGAGTTTTCGATTTAAGACGATGGTTCGCTATCGACTTCTGTTTTTAACCTCAGCGCCGATCATTCTTACTCTCTGTGCCTTAATCGCAATCACACTGTATTGGTCTGTACATTACACTTGGCAAGGTGCTCTGATTGATGTTGACGAGCGTTTAGATGTTGCTGATAACAGTATTCACCTTATTCAGAACCAACAAGCTTACAACGTAAGAGCGTTCTCTGAATCATACCGCTTTCGTAACAAATTGCAGAGCAACCTAGATGAGGAGGATCTCATTCAATGGGTGTCGGACAACAAAAGCCGTTATGAACTGGACTTTTTACGTTGGCACAGCGCTCACTCAGTGCAAGATACCAGTCAACTGCTCGAACTCACCCGCAAGCAATCCTTTTTTAGCGTGCTAACACGTAGCCAACTTAATCAATTAGATCGAACCTTAGCCAAAAAGGCAGAAGTCCCCTTGTTAACTGGCTCTGAGGTCGAAACTCGAGGCTTGGTCAGTCGTACGGTTATTGCTATCTATGACGGAGATAACCGCGTTATTGGTTTTCTAGATGGCGGTATTCTTCTAAATAATAGTACTCAGCTTGTCGATCAGATCAGCAACCTTATTTACCCAAGGCGTGAAGGGTTCTCTCGTCGTATTGGCACCGTAACCGTCTTTTTAGATGATCTACGTGTGAGTACCAACGTCCCGCTCAATAGCGATGCAAGTGAGGGGCGTGCGATAGGTACGCGAGTTTCTCATGAGGTGCACTCCAAAGTACTAAATCAAGGAGAAGAATGGCTTGATCGCGCTTATGTTTACGATGCGTGGTACATCACCGCATATCAACCGATTCGTGATCACCATGAACAAGTTATCGGTATGCTTTATACCGGTTATTTGATCTGGCCCCTGGTTGAAACATACCTTACCAACCTGGGTGAGATAAGCGTAACCATCGTCGCATTGTTACTGTTGTCTGGTTTTATTGTTCACCGTGGCGCGCGCGATCTATTTAACCCGATTGAGCGCATTCACAAAGTGGTCAAATTAGTTCAGATGGGGCAAGACAAGCGCATCGGTACTCTGGGGCTGGATGATCAGCATGAGCTCACTCAGCTTGCGAAGCAGTTCGACAAGATGCTGGATCTTCTGCACGAGCGCAATCAAGAGATCCAACAAGCGGCGCTAGAACTCGAATGCAAGGTTCACTCTCGAACCGCTAGCCTCAAAGAGAAAACAGATCAACTAGAGCACCACATCGCCTTGCTCAACCAAGCGCGAGACAAACTGGTGGTCAATGAAAAACTTGCCGCGCTTGGTGAACTCACGGCAGG
The Vibrio pelagius genome window above contains:
- a CDS encoding ABC transporter permease, with protein sequence MTLWQTTLDALNLLVNFDHELWQIVAVSFSVSLSAISLVIVPAIVMAFLLAYTEFPGKWGLLSIINTLQAIPTVVIGLLMYMMLSRSGPLGDWQMLFTQKAMILGQMLICFPILVSMMHGALQASDRRAVETARTLGVSTFRIASTLIWETRFPLLAATIAAFSRIVTEVGCSMMVGGNIMGMTRNIPTAIAMESHKGAFAQGVALGMVLLALALILNFFLSSVRGKGYLRT
- a CDS encoding substrate-binding domain-containing protein, with product MKAIPLTIAALSLVSYSASSAEDTQHIKLATTTSTYHSGLLDFLLPEFEKDSGIKVDVIAAGTGKSLRMGENGDVDLVMTHAPKAEANFVEKGYGVLPRKLMYNDFVIVGPQKDPAKISSQNDVAEVFKSIATNNVTFVSRGDDSGTHKKEMGIWAQTKMEPNFGGYRSVGQGMGPTLNMASEMQGYTMTDRGTWLAYQNKLDLKILFQGDKNLFNPYQVILVNPERYPSINYQAAKTFSDWLVNPKGQKLINEFKLHGKQLFVASAE
- a CDS encoding energy-coupling factor ABC transporter ATP-binding protein produces the protein MSIKITTQQVSMRYKERVLFHIPELSIGPNDAIYLKGDNGVGKTTLLKILSGLIKPTSGKIQTAHQSWKGTLLPRSKFKDIIYLHQTPYLFDGTVYQNVAYGIRFNKESQKDKRAQIINALRMVGLETLADEHISVLSGGERQRVAMARAWILKPSILLMDEPSASLDKESIERLVIMAEDLLQRGASLVITSHQTNALTDLCKKQWWIKDNSLTESPLLQIIKKDKAQENIYAASNAN
- a CDS encoding sensor histidine kinase produces the protein MPTSRHWWAKWSFRFKTMVRYRLLFLTSAPIILTLCALIAITLYWSVHYTWQGALIDVDERLDVADNSIHLIQNQQAYNVRAFSESYRFRNKLQSNLDEEDLIQWVSDNKSRYELDFLRWHSAHSVQDTSQLLELTRKQSFFSVLTRSQLNQLDRTLAKKAEVPLLTGSEVETRGLVSRTVIAIYDGDNRVIGFLDGGILLNNSTQLVDQISNLIYPRREGFSRRIGTVTVFLDDLRVSTNVPLNSDASEGRAIGTRVSHEVHSKVLNQGEEWLDRAYVYDAWYITAYQPIRDHHEQVIGMLYTGYLIWPLVETYLTNLGEISVTIVALLLLSGFIVHRGARDLFNPIERIHKVVKLVQMGQDKRIGTLGLDDQHELTQLAKQFDKMLDLLHERNQEIQQAALELECKVHSRTASLKEKTDQLEHHIALLNQARDKLVVNEKLAALGELTAGIAHEINNPTAVILGNVELMKFELGEETERVNEEIQAIMEQIDRIRNITRSLLQYSRHGGVQDEVTWQHINPIVDESITLVKTGAKKKGIVYHSSLEAKTSVEVNRNQLLQILVNLQMNAIHAMDGEGNLTISSEDWIEEGILQGAVIHVEDEGCGIKEEQLKRIFSPFYTTKRDGTGLGLSVSQSILSQTGGEIRVASEFGRGSRFSVYLPKKAVPQLLVSNVN
- a CDS encoding bifunctional molybdopterin-guanine dinucleotide biosynthesis adaptor protein MobB/molybdopterin molybdotransferase MoeA → MNDSKQRPNLPLLGFAAYSGTGKTTLLEALLPMLTESGLSIGVLKHAHHDFDVDKPGKDSYRLRKAGAGQMLISSRKRHVLMTETPEAEADFDYLLTRFDTEKLDLILVEGCKNIAFPKIELHREEVGKPWLYSNDSNIIAIAADTQVESDLPQMSINDLDAIRDFIINYAQEFNPTPVSCQPQSSKAPTVCCDSFSPAGLSVTQGQEKILESITTETLSESVAVESAYGRVLAEDIVSPINVPQNTNSAMDGYAIRGDDLNQEQYHVVAEVFAGHSYDQEIQKGQAVKIMTGAPTPIGGDTVIMREQAVQEGDVVRFPDAKIDVGQNVRMAGEDLSVGQAVFTQGTRIEAPEMGMMASLGFATCPVLRKVKVGIFSTGDEVQAPGTPQQANSIYDSNRFTIIGMLQKLGCEIVDYGIIEDDQQKMTEVLHSAALETDMVLTSGGVSVGDADYIKLALDELGEINFWRINMRPGRPLAYGKIEQTPFFGLPGNPVAVMVSFINFVEPAIRKLQGQTNWTPVKANAIATEQLRSRQGRTEFSRGVFSMNEHGQLEVRTTGKQGSGILRSMSEANCLIEISPSVDTVKVGETVTVIPLQGRI
- the mobA gene encoding molybdenum cofactor guanylyltransferase MobA; amino-acid sequence: MLLPTQTSWVILAGGQASRMGGRDKGLVELNGRPLIQYVIDKLSQQNVSITINANRNQERYQDFAPVVSDSFPDYPGPLGGIHAGLKNADTDWVGFVPCDSPQINEDLVERFCAAVNPDSDILVAHDGEFKQPVFTLFHKRVLPRLEAFLERGDRKIILLYKDCVTEFVDFSDSPNCFVNLNTPEELTQFGTLQ
- a CDS encoding sigma-54-dependent transcriptional regulator; translated protein: MSLTSPNVTNKTLNSLTQYQAFSVLVVDDEVGMQAILKKALGKLFGKVMCAGSVEEAELLRSAEHFDLIVLDINLPGRSGIEWEEAFNDSEKRSDVIFMTGYADLEMTISALKLGASDFILKPFNLEQMIQAVLRCMDKRLAQRMQYALKRDVSRHIKTEIIGNSDKTRLLKQLITQFAPSRASVLVEGESGTGKELVARGVHEASKRSGPFVPINCGAIAPELLESELFGHTSGAFTGAKKSREGLFRVANGGTLFLDEIGEMPLPMQAALLRVLEQRTIRPVGSEKEITVDVRVVAATNRNLQEEVEKGNFRRDLFYRLNVLKIDVSPLRERISDLMDLVPYFTRLLAHELGMPEPAWAHEDILAMNEYQWPGNIRELKNLMERCILLGKPPAHYWRELNGENSVPTRISVTVSHGSELPSMDPNDMAEGYPNSWTLKEVEKAHIEQVVSYHDGNKSAAARDLGVARKTLERKYKDWNAEGSEYAD